A stretch of DNA from Pirellulales bacterium:
GCCTCGACGGCCCGTTCGTAGAGCTTGACGACCTCGCTCGGGTTGCCGTGCAGAGCGGCGACCGTGGCTCCCCGCTGATAGAGATACTCGGCCGTTTGCTCGACCGCGCCGGAAAGCCGGTCGAGCAATTCGAGGGCGGCTTGCGACTTGCCCGCGGTGCGCAGCACGTCGACCCGAGCCAGAGCGCACTGGTCGGCGTTGTAACCGGCCTTCGAGGCGGCGTTGAAACTCTCGATCGCGGCGTCGTAGTGCTCGAGCGCGGCTTGGGCCTTGCCGAGATAGAAGTGCGCAAGCGCTCCGCCATCGCCGGTTTTCAGAGTATCGATGGCGTGATGGTAGCGGCCCAGCAAATATTGGCAGACTCCCAGCCGCACCGCCGCGGCGGGGCTGCGCTCCTCGCTCGTCTCCAACTCGTTGACCGCCTCACGCAAGGCGCGATGATTGCCCACATCCTCGGCCAGGGCATCAACAATTTGTTGAATCTCCGGCGGACCGAACGTTCCATTGGTCAGGACAATCTGCTTGACGTTTAACGCGATTGCTTGAGGCATCGACAATTTCTCCGATTTTCGCACTCAGCGCCAGAGCCAGCGGTGGGAGTCGAACCCACAACCCCCGCATTACGAATGCGGTGCTCTGCCAATTGAAGCTACGCTGGCAAATGAAGCTGCGCCGGCGACGACCCGTTCCACGCTAGCCAAACCTCAAAACTTAAATTAGCTTACGGCTTACGTCAATAGCTACGCACGCCAGCGTGCAAGGCCGTCGGGGCCGTTCAGCGGCATTGCGCAACCGTCAGTATGAAATCGCAACTCGACATTTCCCGCTTGCTGGCCGGCAGTTTCGTTGGCCGGGTCGAGCATTATGCCGTCCTGCCATCGACCCAGGACCGGGCCCGCGAGGCGGCCTCCAATCCGTTCGAGACTCTGCCACTTTTGGTCATCGCCGATGAGCAGTCGGCCGGCCGGGGGCGGGGAGACAATGCCTGGTGGACGGGCGCGGGAAATCTGGCTCTCAGCCTGCTGTTCGATCCTGCCCAGTTTGGCTGCCCGCGGCGAGCGGTGCCGAGCCTGTCGCTGGCGGTGAGCGTGGCGATTGTCGACGCCGTCGCCCCGCGCATCGCCGGGCATCGAATCGGGCTGCATTGGCCAAACGACGTTGTCGCCGACGGCCGCAAGCTGGCCGGCGTGCTCGTGGAAATCCTCCCGGATGGCCGGCATATCCTGGGCGTTGGGCTCAACACGAATAGCCACGCCGCCGACGCTCCCGCCGAACTGCAATCACGCCTGACGACATTGCTCGACCTTACAAGTAAAAGACAAGATCACACGGAAGTGATTCTCGATATTTTGAATCATCTGGATGTTTGCCTTCGCCTGCTCGGCGCCGACGGCGATTCACTTGGCGTTCGATACAACGACCTATGTTTGCAGCACGGCGAGGCTCTAACGCTTTATCTCGGCGC
This window harbors:
- a CDS encoding biotin--[acetyl-CoA-carboxylase] ligase, whose protein sequence is MKSQLDISRLLAGSFVGRVEHYAVLPSTQDRAREAASNPFETLPLLVIADEQSAGRGRGDNAWWTGAGNLALSLLFDPAQFGCPRRAVPSLSLAVSVAIVDAVAPRIAGHRIGLHWPNDVVADGRKLAGVLVEILPDGRHILGVGLNTNSHAADAPAELQSRLTTLLDLTSKRQDHTEVILDILNHLDVCLRLLGADGDSLGVRYNDLCLQHGEALTLYLGANAITGPCLGIASDGGLLLDAPDGPRAFYSGTLQPPKTMDSKLEARDGRQ